A stretch of Arthrobacter sunyaminii DNA encodes these proteins:
- a CDS encoding DUF6318 family protein yields the protein MIRSAVAPLRLGSLGLAVILLLGGCSGGETDPAAQAVGQTTNSAEPNETTDAGETAVPAPPPTPAAPAYKPASVKGPAENVLLPVMPELARQESREGLEAFAAHWYELANYGYATGDVEPVRAVSGDTCLVCDGYYRTLASGYVDGDWIAGGEVHVEGVTTPSYDFVPTADGYFQAIITITQEPLVYYGPEGYQGTAKGIGIPLEQIMEAEFLDGGWHVRTLETLVVQQ from the coding sequence ATGATCCGTTCTGCTGTCGCTCCGCTCCGGCTAGGCTCCCTGGGCCTAGCCGTCATCCTTCTGCTGGGCGGGTGCTCCGGAGGTGAAACGGATCCCGCAGCCCAGGCTGTCGGTCAAACCACGAACAGCGCAGAGCCAAATGAAACCACTGATGCCGGTGAAACCGCCGTTCCAGCCCCGCCTCCAACACCTGCCGCTCCCGCATACAAGCCTGCGAGCGTGAAGGGTCCTGCCGAGAATGTGCTGCTGCCTGTAATGCCTGAGCTCGCAAGGCAGGAATCCAGGGAAGGTCTCGAGGCCTTCGCAGCGCACTGGTACGAGTTGGCCAACTACGGTTATGCAACCGGAGACGTTGAACCGGTACGCGCCGTCAGCGGTGACACCTGTCTTGTCTGCGACGGTTACTACCGCACCTTGGCCAGCGGGTACGTGGACGGTGATTGGATAGCCGGGGGTGAAGTCCACGTTGAAGGTGTCACCACCCCTTCTTACGACTTCGTTCCAACTGCTGATGGTTACTTCCAGGCGATCATCACGATCACCCAGGAACCTTTGGTGTATTACGGTCCGGAGGGCTACCAGGGAACCGCCAAGGGCATCGGCATTCCCCTTGAGCAAATCATGGAGGCCGAGTTCCTTGATGGTGGCTGGCATGTTAGGACCTTGGAAACGCTGGTAGTGCAACAGTGA
- a CDS encoding P-II family nitrogen regulator — translation MKLVTAIVRPEKLDAVRGSLESYGVQGLTVSQANGYGRQRGHTEVYRGAEYTVDLLPKIRIEVLVANEWLNDIVDVLVSTANTGRAGDGKVWVVNVEEALRVRTGERGDSAL, via the coding sequence ATGAAACTCGTAACGGCCATTGTCCGGCCCGAAAAACTCGATGCCGTCCGCGGCTCCCTGGAAAGCTACGGCGTGCAGGGGCTGACCGTCAGCCAGGCCAACGGCTACGGACGCCAGCGCGGCCACACCGAGGTTTACCGCGGCGCCGAATACACCGTGGACCTGCTGCCGAAGATCCGCATCGAGGTCCTGGTGGCCAACGAATGGCTCAACGACATTGTGGATGTGCTGGTTTCCACCGCCAACACCGGCCGCGCCGGCGACGGCAAGGTGTGGGTGGTCAACGTGGAGGAAGCCCTCCGTGTCCGCACCGGGGAACGCGGGGACTCCGCCCTGTAG
- a CDS encoding ammonium transporter, whose amino-acid sequence MDLSAGHVWVMISAALVLLMTPGVAFFYGGMTRAKAALNMMMMSFVSIGLVGVVWVLWGFSMTGGDGVGGLFGNPFTSFGLESLIGTEDLISAGFGATFAIITVALISGAIADRAKFSAWAVFVPVWVTLVYCPLAFMVWGGGLLGEEGAIGSVVGEAIDFAGGTVVHINAGVAALVLALIIGKRKGFGKDPSQRPHNIPFVMLGATLLWFGWFGFNGGAAGTAEEAGLIWVNTMAAPAAAMVGWLLTERIRDGRPTSLGAASGIVAGLVAITPACANVSPLGAVGLGLLAGVLSALAVGLKYKLGYDDSLDVVGVHLVAGIVGTLALGFIALPVEGEGGGLFYGGGFAQLGAQLVAMVVAILFSAVLTLVIGLAIHKAIGFRVSEEQEINGVDLSEHAETAYEFGGLGVGGSFRPTHEAVRTATKESVNS is encoded by the coding sequence ATGGATCTGTCAGCAGGTCACGTCTGGGTGATGATTTCAGCGGCACTGGTGCTGCTCATGACGCCCGGAGTGGCATTCTTTTACGGCGGCATGACCCGCGCCAAGGCAGCACTGAACATGATGATGATGAGCTTTGTCTCCATCGGACTGGTGGGGGTTGTCTGGGTTCTCTGGGGTTTCTCCATGACCGGGGGCGACGGCGTGGGCGGGCTGTTCGGCAACCCCTTCACTTCCTTCGGACTTGAGTCCCTGATCGGCACTGAAGACCTCATCAGCGCCGGCTTCGGCGCCACCTTCGCCATCATCACGGTGGCCCTGATCAGCGGAGCCATCGCGGACCGCGCCAAGTTCAGCGCCTGGGCCGTCTTTGTGCCGGTCTGGGTGACCCTGGTCTACTGCCCGCTGGCCTTCATGGTCTGGGGTGGCGGGCTGCTTGGTGAAGAGGGTGCCATCGGCTCAGTGGTTGGAGAAGCCATCGACTTTGCCGGCGGCACCGTGGTCCACATCAACGCCGGTGTGGCAGCCCTGGTGCTGGCCCTGATCATCGGCAAGCGCAAAGGATTCGGCAAGGACCCGAGCCAGCGGCCCCACAACATTCCGTTTGTCATGCTGGGCGCCACCCTGCTCTGGTTCGGCTGGTTCGGTTTCAACGGGGGAGCCGCCGGCACCGCCGAGGAAGCCGGCCTCATCTGGGTCAACACCATGGCGGCTCCGGCCGCAGCGATGGTCGGCTGGCTGCTGACCGAACGCATCCGTGACGGACGCCCGACGTCGCTCGGCGCAGCCTCCGGCATTGTTGCCGGACTTGTGGCCATCACCCCGGCCTGTGCGAACGTGAGCCCGCTGGGCGCCGTCGGGCTGGGCCTGCTGGCCGGAGTCCTCTCCGCGCTCGCCGTCGGCCTGAAGTACAAGCTGGGCTACGACGATTCACTCGACGTGGTGGGCGTGCACCTGGTGGCCGGCATTGTGGGCACCCTGGCACTGGGCTTCATCGCCCTGCCGGTTGAGGGAGAAGGCGGCGGCCTCTTCTACGGCGGCGGCTTCGCACAGCTCGGAGCACAGCTGGTTGCCATGGTTGTAGCGATCCTCTTCTCCGCCGTCCTGACCCTGGTGATCGGCCTGGCCATCCACAAGGCGATCGGCTTCCGGGTCTCCGAGGAACAGGAAATCAACGGCGTGGACCTGAGCGAACACGCAGAAACCGCTTATGAATTTGGCGGCCTGGGTGTGGGCGGTTCCTTCCGTCCCACTCACGAAGCCGTCCGCACCGCCACGAAGGAGAGCGTCAACTCATGA